The Candidatus Desulfofervidus auxilii sequence AAAGATTTAAAAGGTTATTGTGCTATAATTACTGCTGGGCCTACAAGGGAGGCTATTGATCCAGTAAGATTTATTAGTAATTATTCTTCAGGTCTTATGGGTTTTGCTTTAGCGAAAATTGCAGCTCAACGTGGAGCAAATGTTATCCTCATAAGTGGACCAACAAATTTAAAGCCTCCTTATAATGTTAATTTTATATCAGTAATTACAGCAGAAGAAATGAAAGAAACTGTTTTAAAATACTTCCCTCAAGCAGATGTTGTAATGATGGCAGCTGCTGTAGTAGATTTTAAACCAATTTATCAGTCTGAAAAGATTAAAAAAAGAGATAAAATAAATTTAAATTTTGAACTCACGCCAGATATTCTCAAAATACTTGGTGAAAGGAAAAAACATCAATTTTTAATAGGTTTTGCTGCTGAAACTGGAGAACTTGTCGTAGAAGCTATAAAAAAACTTAAAGAAAAAAATTTAGATATAATTGTTTTAAATGATATTACCTATCCTAATGCAGGTTTTGGAGTACTTACTAATAAAGTAAGGATAATTTATAAAAATGGTGTTCAAGAAGTATGGCCTTTATTAAGTAAAGAAGAAATAGCTATGCGTCTTTGGGATAGGGTAAAAATGGCGTTATGCAGGAATTATTAGAAGATATTAAAACTTATTTATCTTGGTTACCTGAAATAAGCATAAAATATATATTTCTTTCAGAAAAGATGAAAGATCAGCTTGAAGAATTAAAAGAATCTTCTTTAAGAAAAATTAAAGAAGAATTAGGTGAATGTAAACGCTGCCCTTTATGGGAAAATCGACATCATATTGTATTTGGTGAAGGACCAGCTAATGCTCGTTTAGTGATTGTTGGTGAGGCACCAGGAGAAGAAGAAGATTTACAAGGGAAACCTTTTGTAGGTGCAGCTGGGGAGCTTTTGACTAAGATGTTAAAAGCTATAAATCTTTCTCGAGAAGAAGTCTATATTACTAATATTGTGAAGTGTCGTCCTCCTAATAATCGTAATCCTCGACCAAAAGAGATTGAAAAATGTAAACCATTTTTATTAAAACAGTTAGAAACTATTCATCCAAAAGTAATTTGCACACTTGGTAGTATAGCAGCTCAAACTTTACTTGAAACAAAAACCTCTATTTCTCTTCTTAGAGGAAAGATTTATATATGGCATGGAATCAAACTTATACCAACATTTCATCCTGCCTATCTATTGCGTAATCCCCGTCAGAAAAAATTTGTCTGGGAGGATTTAAAATTATTAGAAAAAACTCTTAAAAGTATTTGATAATGAAAAAATATATTATTTTAACGGTTTTTATAATTCTTATTTTTCCTGTTTCTGTATTAACAAAAGAGGTTTATTTTCTTGAAATTGAAGAGATTATTTCTCCAGCAGTAGCTGAGCTTATTCTCTCTACATTAGAAAAAGCAAAAACACACAAACCTGAATGTGTAATTATTCAGTTAGATACCCCAGGTGGCTTAGCTAATTCTATGTATAAAATTGTGAAAATTATTTTAAATAGTCCTATACCAGTAGTAGTTTATGTAGCTCCTAGTGGAGCTAGAGCTGCTTCAGCTGGTGCTATTATTACTATGGCAGCACATATTGCTGCTATGGCACCTGGAACAAATATCGGTGCTGCTCATCCAGTAAATTTAGGAGGGAAAACATCTAAAGAAATGACTGAAAAAATAGTTAATGATATGGTAGCTTATGTAAAAAGTATTGCTCTTAAGAGAAATAGAAATGCTAAAATAGCAGAAAAAATGGTTAAAAAAAGTATTTCTCTTACAGCCAAAGAAGCATTAAAAGTGAATATAGTTGATATAATAGCAGATTCTTTCTCTGAACTTTTAGAAAAAATAAATGGCAAAAAAGTTTCTACTGTTTTAGGTAAGAAAATAATTAAAACTAAAGATTGCAATGTGATAGAGATTAAAGGTGGGATACGTTATGAAATTTTGCGCATTTTAAGTAATCCAAATATTGCTTACTTATTAATGATGATAGGTTTAGCT is a genomic window containing:
- a CDS encoding uracil-DNA glycosylase, with translation MQELLEDIKTYLSWLPEISIKYIFLSEKMKDQLEELKESSLRKIKEELGECKRCPLWENRHHIVFGEGPANARLVIVGEAPGEEEDLQGKPFVGAAGELLTKMLKAINLSREEVYITNIVKCRPPNNRNPRPKEIEKCKPFLLKQLETIHPKVICTLGSIAAQTLLETKTSISLLRGKIYIWHGIKLIPTFHPAYLLRNPRQKKFVWEDLKLLEKTLKSI
- the coaBC gene encoding bifunctional phosphopantothenoylcysteine decarboxylase/phosphopantothenate--cysteine ligase CoaBC — protein: MNFLQNKRILLGVSGSIAAYRSLDLIRLLQEKDAEIKVILTKGATNFITPLSFSAISRHHVYTDIFKNYPTIIHLELANWADVLIIVPATANIIAKLAQGIADDLLSSIILAFNKPILIVPAMNPKMYAHPTVKENIERLKSYGYQIMQPAEGKLACNEEGKGRLPSVEDILETIEALFLPKDLKGYCAIITAGPTREAIDPVRFISNYSSGLMGFALAKIAAQRGANVILISGPTNLKPPYNVNFISVITAEEMKETVLKYFPQADVVMMAAAVVDFKPIYQSEKIKKRDKINLNFELTPDILKILGERKKHQFLIGFAAETGELVVEAIKKLKEKNLDIIVLNDITYPNAGFGVLTNKVRIIYKNGVQEVWPLLSKEEIAMRLWDRVKMALCRNY
- a CDS encoding nodulation protein NfeD, with the translated sequence MKKYIILTVFIILIFPVSVLTKEVYFLEIEEIISPAVAELILSTLEKAKTHKPECVIIQLDTPGGLANSMYKIVKIILNSPIPVVVYVAPSGARAASAGAIITMAAHIAAMAPGTNIGAAHPVNLGGKTSKEMTEKIVNDMVAYVKSIALKRNRNAKIAEKMVKKSISLTAKEALKVNIVDIIADSFSELLEKINGKKVSTVLGKKIIKTKDCNVIEIKGGIRYEILRILSNPNIAYLLMMIGLAGLYFELAHPGVVLPGVIGAISLVLAFFAFQVLPVNYAGVLLILLGIIFFILELKITSYGLLTIAAIFCYALGSLMLFHEAPGYFHISWSVLCPTLLFISLFFIGVMGLVVKAQRARVKIGKESLIGEIGEVVEAISPGSLGKVFVHGEYWNAESEEHISKKEKVKIIDVKGLKLKVKKIKNGGSYV